The following DNA comes from Paenibacillus crassostreae.
TTTTTGAAATATAAGGGAATTTAAGAAAGAGGTGGATAAAAATCGTAATTTTTTCAACCTAAAATCGCAAGTTTACCACCTCAAAATATGGAAATGAATCTTGTAGAATAAGAAATGTAAATAGAAACATTCTCGAGAGGGGTTAGGAAAATGAAAAGAGTTAAACATTGGACAGCATTGATTCTTATAATCATGTTAGTCGCATCGTTGGCAGCTTGTGGAGGGAATGGCAACAATAATACTAAAAATAATGCTGCTGCTCCTGAAAAAACTGAATCAACAGAAACAAAGAATACTGATGAAGCTACTGAACCTGCGGAAAAGGTTGAGCTTTCATTCTGGTCACTAGGAACAACAAATTATGAAGATCTTGCTAAGAAGTATACAGAAGAAAATCCAAACATTACGATTAAGTTTCAGAATACATCTGACCAAACCGCACATCATAATAATTTGACAACTGCGTTGTCAGCGGATTCAGGTGCTCCAGACATCTTCATGCTTGAAATCGGTTTCATGGAGCGTTTCATTAATGCTCAAGATAAATTTCAGAACTTAAATGATTTTGGTGCTAAGGATATTGCCGGCAATTACTTAGACTGGAAATGGAAACAAGCATCTTCCGTTGATGGAAGTTTCCAACTTGGTCTTCCTACAGATATTGGACCAACAGTTGCTTATTATCGTGTAGATCTAGCTGAGCAAGCAGGGCTACCTGTTGATCCTGAGGGATTCGGAGCTCAAATCGATACATGGGATAAATTCGCAACAGTAGCAAAGGATTTCACAGCAAAAACAGGCAAACCATTTGCAGATTTAACAGATCTTGTGTACAACGCTCTTCGTGATCAATCTGCAGACCAAATTTACTTTAATAAAGAAGATGGATCTTTTATTGGAGATACCAATCCACAAGTGAAGAAAGCTTATGATTTCACAGTTCAGGGTATCCAAGAAGGATGGATTGGCAATACACTGCTATGGTCTCCTGAATGGGGTCAAGCAATGAATGATGGAGGATTTGGTGTAATCCTAGGGCCAGCATGGATGGCAGGAAACATTAAGAGTAATGCTCCAGACTCAACTGGTAAATGGAAAATTGCTCAACTTCCAGAGGGTGCTGGTAACTGGGGTGGATCATTCCTAACCATACCTAAAGAAGGTAAGCATCCACAAGAAGCTTATGACTTTATTTCTTGGTTAGATAGTCAAGAAAGCCAACTAGAATCCTTTAAAGCTAGTGGTCTAATGCCTTCAATTCCTGCTTTGTATGAAGATGCGGCATTTACAGGATTCCAAGATGAGTTCTTTGGAGGTCAAGCAACAGCAGTTGAATATGGTAAAGCGGCAGAACGCGTAAAACCTGTTTATTACGGACCATTACATGACCAAACAGATACATTCTTCAAAGATGCACTTAAAAATGTATTAGAGAAGAAAGCAGATCCAACTGAAGAATGGGATGCTGCAGTTAAGAAAGCGAAGACATTAGCGGAACGTAGCTAGTAATTATAAATAGTACCAATATAGCTAGACCATCCAAATTCGCAGGGAGGGACACTTCTTGCGAATTTGGATTTACAAAATATTTCATGGAGGTGCAGCATGGCAGAACCGATTACAGTTCGCCCATCTGTTAGCGTTAAGAAGCCTTTTCTGACGGAAAAACGACGTAGCAATATTACGGCCTATACATTTATAGCCCCATTTTTTATTATATTCTCTATATTTGGGCTTTATCCGATCGTATTCACTATCTATCTATCGTTTTTTAAGTGGGACGCATTGGGTCCAATGAAATATGTTGGGCTTAAAAATTATGATCTTATCATTAGTGATCCTACCTTCTGGATCTCATTTAGCAATACGCTTATTATGGGCGTCATGGGGACGATTCCCCAGTTAATCGTAGCATTATTTGTAGCGATTATGCTTAACTCAGCTCTGACCAAATTCAAGAAAACCTTTCGTATTCTTTATTTCATGCCCAATATTACGTCAATCGTAGCGGTAACACTCGTTTTTAGTACGATGTTCGGAAATAATGGGATGATTAATTGGATCCTTAATGGATTGGGATTAGAGAATGTGGCATTTAACTCGGGATGGTGGGGTGTTAAAATTGCTATTTCTACGATGGTAATGTGGCGTTGGACAGGGTATAATGCCATTATTTTTCTATCAGGTCTGCAAAGCATTCCGATAGACTTATATGAGGCTGCTAAAATTGATGGTGCGAATAGAAAGCAACAATTGATGTATATCACTTTACCATTGTTAAAGCCTTTTATTATCTTCGTAACTTTATTATCAACGATAGGAGCACTTCAATTATTTACGGAGCCATACGTATTCCTCGGACAATCAGGAACTGGTTCTACTCGCGAAGAAGGGGTTACGATGGTTACTTATCTATACAGTGAAGCCTTCCGTAACGGTTTCTTTGGTACAGCAGCTGCAACAGCAGTTATGTTGCTCCTAATCACCATCGTTTTCTCTGTCCTGAATATGATCATATCTAATCGTTTAGGTGGAGATTCAAAAGGAGGTAAAGCATGAGCACAATGAATACATCTTCGACCAAACTAGGCAACCCAGGATTATTTAGTAAAATATTATATTATGTATTACTAATAGTAGGGGCTCTGGTATCCGTTTTTCCATTTTATTGGATGTTTGTAATTGCTACGAATGATCGTGGAGCTGTTTTTAACATACCTCCTTTACTAACAATTGGTGATCAATTTTTTAATAACTTTGAACGTGTATTGGAGAAATCAGATTTCTTCCAAGCTTTAGGTAATTCGTTATTTGTTTCTTCGATGGTTACGATTTCTGTTGTATTCTTTTGTACTCTAGCTGGATATGCGTTTGCTAAGTATGAGTTTCCCCTCAAGAATATTCTATTCGTTTGTGTTATTGCGACCTTGTTTGTACCAACTCAATTGAGTGTACTTCCAACGTACATTATCATGGCTAAGCTACATTGGATTGATACTTACAGAGCGCTTATCGTACCAGCAATGGTTAATGCATTTGGTATATTCTGGATGAGGCAGTATATATCCACTTCAGTGCATTCCGAATTGATTGAAGCAGGCCGTATCGATGGGGCGGGACATTTTCGTGTTTTTTGGAACATTGCTATCCCGGTAATTACACCTGCTATGGCTACACTCGGAATACTGAATTTCATGAATGTATGGAATGACTTCTTCTGGCCACTAGTTGTGTTGAAGAATAAAGAACACTATACGATTCAGATCGCATTGCAACAATTATTCTCAAATCGCGATGGTTTGGATTATGGAATGATCATGTCCGCAACCTTTACTGCAACAATCCCACTATTGATAGTATTCCTTTTCTTTAGTAGATACTTTATTGCAGGTCTTACATCAGGGGCGATCAAGAGCTAAATTATATTTGTTTTATTTTACGCAAGGAATTAGAAGCGCAATGAAGAATAATAGACGTAAGAGACAGCAGGAGGAAGTGAAGAAATGAAACTCCGTCGTAAAATTTTGCTCGCTATTATTCTTCTTGTGTTTATTCCTGTGATCGTGATGGGGGCCATATCATATTATAATTTCTCGAATGCGATGGAGAAGAAATCAAGTCATTTCTATTGGATTTCCCTACTGGAGACAGATCGCAAATTAAAGTACGCTCTTAGTGAAATTACTGCCATCTCTAATGCAGCAATTACACAACCACTCGGTGCAATTCAACAATCTCTGAAGCAACTAGATATGATTATGACTTATGATCGTAAACAGGAAATCAACAATACGTTAATTAACCATCCTATGATCTCATCATTTAGCCTTTATAGTAATGATAGGTTAATCTATCATTATAATGAGCCTCTGTCTTTCGACAGTATGAAGAGAAAAGTATGGTATGAATCGATGCAGAAAGCTGAAGGACAACCTGTGTGGTTTGGACCTGGGGAGAACGGTACGTCAGAACAAGGAAATCCAGTTCTCATTCATTCGCGGGTAATTAAGGACTATTATTCTTTAGAGAATATAGGATCTCTCGTTATTTATGTTAAACCAGATATATTAGATCAAGTTTTTTGGGAGACAGCCACGCTGAAGAGCGGGGATATTTTGCTTGTGAATAAACAGGGAAACATTGTTTTTAACAAAGCAGGCGGTCAAATGGGTGAACATATAGAATTTCCCTTTTTAGCGAGTGGATACTCGAAGGAGAAGGGGTATTATATTGATGATTATCGGGATGAAAAGTCTCTAATCACGTTCTTACCATCCTATAATGAGGAATGGTATTTGGTTGCAATTACACCGATGAATCTGATTCGTTCTGAATCTGACTCTATTCGTAACGTTGCCATTATGTTAGGTCTATTTTCATTATTGTCAGCTTTTTGGTTTGATCAATTTTTCATAAGTAAACTAGTTCGAAGTATCATTAGTGCAGTTAATGGGATGAAACGGGTACAGCAAGGCGTATTTATACCCATTCTTTCGCATAAAAAAAGTGACGATGAAAGAGATTTATTGATCGATGGATTTAATCGAATGAGTACGCAAATTAATGAATTGATATTACAGGTGGAAACGGAGCAAGGTCGTAAGAAGGAAGCTGAATTACAGGCATTAGTGGCTCAAATCAATCCGCATTTTATATATAATTCATTAGAATCTATTAATTCTATGGCTATATTACAAGGTAACAAAGATATCAGTAAGATGGTTATTTCCTTGGGAAAATTACTAAGGATTAGTATAAATGAGAATCAGGAATTAATTCCGATACATATGGAGCTTGAGCATGTACGACATTATTTGAATATCCAGAAATTCCGCTTTGAGGATCAATTTGATTACAGCATTGATTTTCCTGAATCTATGAAATATTTCATGACGCAGAAATTGATCGTTCAGCCGATTGTCGAGAATGCATTATATCATGCAATTGAGCCTATGGAGAGCAAGGGGTATATTACGATTCAAGCTTATGAGTCAGAGAAGGATATACTGATCGATGTCATAGATAATGGACCTGGTTTTGATCAGTCTACATTGATGAACCTATGGAATACGGATTCCACAGGTCAGAAGAAGTACCGTAATAATGGTGTAGGGCTAAAGAATGTTCATGAACGCTTAGTTATTCGATTCGGTAGCCCTTATGGTATTCTGATTTGTTCTTCTCCTGGTTACGGATCAACTATTCGAATTCGTATTCCGAAGATTACTACCTAAATAGTCACATATACTGAGGAGGAGGAGTTATTGTGAGGCGATTTATGAACTGGGGTTGGATCATTGTATATACGATTCTTCTGGTTGTAACGGTCATATTTATTACTGTTAAGGAAGAAGATTCTCCCGTCGATGACACAACCACGGAGAAGATTACATTAACCTTTCGTCATTTTTGGATTCTGGAGCATGATCGGCATGTACTAGATATTTTTGAAGATGTCGTACAGACCTATCAATTATCGCATCCAAACGTGAAGGTTAATTTTGATGGAATGGATCAAACGGTTCATCGAGAACAAAAATTGAAGAGTGAAATGGTCATAGGATCACCACCAGATATGTTTGTATTATTTGGCGGTGCTGAAATTGAACCCTATATTCGTGCCAATCGTTTGATGGATTTAACGGATTTCATAAATGATAATCATTTAAAAAATCAGTTTAAAGATCTTCAATTGTGGACATCGAATGAAAAGGTTTACGGATTACCTATTGAAGGGAATGCGGAGCCGCTATATGTAAATTCAACGATTTTTGAAAGTTTGGGACTTCAAATACCGCGTACCCTTTCAGAATTAAATGAAGCTATCGTAGTATTGAAGCAGAATGGTTATATCCCTTTTGCATTGGGGAATAAGGAACGGTGGCCAGCAGGGATTTTTGCACATTATCTAATGGATCGTTTCTCGAATTCAGATTTGATTAATCAGTTGGTGCAGGGCGAAGAGAATATTGCGTTTCAGAATGAGGACTACTTAAGGGCATTTAATCAATTGGAATTATGGATTAATGATGATGTGTTTGGACCCTCGCCTAATGAACTTTCAACGGAAGATGCTGTGCACCTTTTTACTCATGGTAAAGCGGCTATGTATTTGAATGGGAATTGGGATATTACATTGTTTAACAATGATGATGCCCCGAAGGACTTCCAGAATGAAGTGACTGTCATTCCATTCCCTTCGCTTTATGCTGCCGAAGGAACACGGTCGATGGCAGGGGGATATACCATTGGAATAGGACTATCTTCCAACTTATCTGATGCTAAGAAAGAAGCTGCATTGGAGTTAATGCAAGCTTTTTATACGGAAGAAGTTCAGACACGAATTGTTTATGAAGGTTTACGTATCCCTTCAATGTGGATCAGATTTGATCCTGAGAAGACAGGGCCGATCTTCACTCAAATGATCCAACTCATGGAGGAAAGCTCAATAAGCTTTGTTCCTTATGATAATTTGTTGTCTCCAGAGGTGAAAAGGTCATTTTTAAGAGTGATTGAAGAAATGATTGATGGTAAGAACACTGCAAAAGAGGCATTGGATCAGCTTGATGATGCTTCAAATCAATATTGGAGTCTAAGGAGAAATACGCTCAGTAAGTAAATGTTGGGAGGTTAGATATAATGGTTGCAATCAGTAATAAATATAAGGTGATTTTGGTGGATGATGAGCCTCTAATCTTGCGTAGTCTAAAAGCAGCTATTCCTTGGAATGAGCTAAACCTTGAAGTGGTTGGAGAAGCGAGAAATGGAGAAGGAGCACTTCATTTAATTCAGGAGACTTCACCGCACATGATTATTAGTGATATTCGTATGCCAGGTATTGATGGGATATCTCTGATGAAAGAAGTATCATTGAACAATCCAAAGCTGATATTTATCATCATTAGTGGATACGGCGAATTTGAATATGCCCGTGAGGCACTTCGCCAAGGGGCATTTGATTATCTGTTAAAGCCCATTGATCATGATGAATTAACTGAGATGCTTAAGCGGGCTATTCAAAGATTGGATTCTCAAATTGAGAATGAGGAATTGATACACTCTGTTCAAGTTCTATCATTAATGGCCCGGGAGCGGATGTTTGCAGAACTGATTGAAGGCAATCAAAGATCGCAGCAGCATTTGAAATGGATGGAGAGTAATGAACTAGAACATGATTATTTCATGGTTGTTATTCAGCTTGATCAATATCTGTTATTAAATGGGCATTGGACGACAGGAGAGAAACGTTTATGGCTGTTTGCTATTCGAAATATTCTAGAGGATTGGATTCGATTGAATAAAGGGCTTACTATATTTCCTTTTCATAGTGGGGAATGGATTATTTTATTGCCAAGCATGTTGAATGATAATAAAGTATCACTCGGTGAAGATATTATTCGTCAAATAAAAAAATACTCTAAATTAACCTGTTTTGTTGGTATTAGTCATAGTACTAAGGGAATTGATCAATTAAGTTCGTCGTATCAGAGTGCAACAAGAGCATTATATCAACGTTTTTATGCTGAGCATAAGGGGGCTTTTGTTGATTCGGATTCTACCCATGATATAACTCAAATGAAAGAAGTTAAATATCCTAAGCATATAGAAATATCTATCCTAGAATGTATCCGAAATTTAGATTTAGCGCGAATGTTATCTCTATTTGACCAGATGAAGTTTTATATCGAAGAGAATTCATTAACTAAAGATATCGCTGAACGAATGATTATAGAAATGACAGTCGTTCTATATAGACAGTTTGAGTATGGTAACCTTTTAGTAGATGGATCTTTAGGTGGCTTAATTCAAAGAATTCATGAGATGACAACTCTTCATGAGATGATTCATGCCGTGAAAGAGGCCTTCGAGAAGAGAATGAGAGAGAATAGAGAAAGCCAGTCGAAAGAAGATATTCAGGCAATCGTAGAAAAAGCACAGAACTATATTGTAAATAACTATCACAAGGATTTGGGAATAGAGGAATTGTCAGAGTTGGTGGGTCTAAGTGCTAGCCATTTTTGTATGATATTTAAACAGATTTCTGGATTTACATTCTTAGAATATTTAACTAAATGTCGATTAGAGAAAGCTAAGTATATTCTGAAAAATACCAATGTGAAAGTCTATCAAATAGCACCACTTGTAGGCTATCAAGATCCTAAATATTTCACACAAGTATTTAAGAAAGCGATAGGGAAGACACCAACCGAATATCGTGAAGAGACGGGTTAAAACTTTATAAAAGAAGGGGTGCTATAACGGTAACAATATCAAATAAATTAATATTGACACATGGAATATAGTTCTATATAATAAATTCATGAAAGTGCTTTCAATATTCAATCTTTTTTTGAAAGCGCTTATCGAAAACGTTTCAAATAATCAAGCTAGAATATTTGGAATGAGGTTTTTCATCTTGGTATAGACAGGAATGTTCCTGTGTTTACAATATAATTCAGTCATATTAAAGGGGGATTTACAGGTATGAAAGGGAGAACACCGAAAACGTTTGCGATGTTATTATTAGCTAGTGCGCTTCTTGTATCCGCTTGCGGAAACAATGGTGCTAGTAATAATACAGGAGAGACAAACGAACCAGCAGCAACAAATACAGAGGAAAAAGTCGATACAAGTCCTGTTACGTTTAGTTTTTTCGGGGCAGATGCTAGCCCTAACTGGAATAATATGCAAGATGAAGTTGGGAAAGCAATTACTGAAAAAACGGGTGTTACAATTAATGCTGAATTTGCCGTGCAAGGTGGCGGTCAAGATAAGATTGCTTTAATGGCTGCTAGTGGTGACTATCCGGATATGATTTTTGCTAAAGGCGATATTAGTAAGATGGTAGACGCTGAAGCAATGATTGATTTGACAGACTTAATTGAAGAGCATGCTCCAAACCTAAAGAAAGTATATGGTGATTACATGGATCGCCTACCTTATAGCAGTGAAGATAGAAGTATATATGTCCTTCCAAGTAATGCTCATGTAGGTCAGACTTATTTTGACTCTAGCGGAGGATTTGAAATTCAGCATGAAGTGCTAAAAGAACTAGGATACCCTGAAGTGAAAACTCTGGAAGATTACGAGAATGTATTACAGACATACTATGACAAACATCCAACGATTGATGGACAACCAACGATTCCATTAACATTAGATGCAGATGACTGGAGAATTATGATTACAGTTACAAACCCTGCATTTCAATCAACTGGGGCACCAGATGATGGTGAGTACTATATCAACCCTGAAACTTTCGAAGCTCAACTTCACTACAAACGTCCTGAAGAGAAAGAATATTTCCGTTGGTTGAACCATATGTATAACATTGGATTACTTGATAAGAACACATTCGTACAAAAGAGTGACGAATATAAAGCTAAAATCGCTAGTGGTCGAGTATTAGGTCTAATCGACCAAGAGTGGGGATATGCAGATGCAGAGAATGCTCTAAAAGCTTCAGGCAAACCTGAAAGATCATATGCTCACTTCCCTGTAACACTCACATCGGATATTGTAGACCATGGTTTCCAAGATACAGGGTTCATGGCTGGATGGGGTATAGGGATCACTACATCTGCTGAAGATCCAGTTCGTATTATTAAGTTCTTGGATTACTTAGCTTCTGATGAGGGTCAAATTCTTAAAAACTGGGGAATTGAAGGGAAACACTATGTAATCGAAGATGGCAAACGTGTTATTCCGGCAGATGTATTAGACAAGAAAATCAATGACGCTAGTAACTTCACTAAGACTACAGGTATTGGTTTGTATCTAACATTCTCTGGTCACTATGGTGATGGAGTACTAGATCCAACAGGTAATTACTATACAACTAACTTCCCTGAACAGATTGTAGCTAGCTACTCTGAACCAGAGAAGGAATCATTAAAAGCATATAATGCTACAACGTGGAAAGACCTATGGCCATCTGAAGATGAGATGCCTGTTAAACCTTGGGGGGCTGCTTGGGATTTAGCCGTTGAAGAAGGTTCAGAATATTCTGTAACATTCCAAAAGACTCAAGACATTATTCGTAAACGTATTCCTGAAGCGATTCTGACTACACCTGAGAAATTCGATGCAGTTTACGATGGTATGATTGCTGAATTGAATAAAGCTGGTGCAGAGAAGATGGAAGCTGAATATACAGAGTTAGTTAAAGCAAGAGTAGATCTTTGGTCTGGTAAATAAAAGGGAATAAAACTCAATAATAATACTTGAAGGGCTCTCGTTTTGAGAGCCCTTTTTTGTGATAAAAAACTCTGAAATAAGAGTGTACAAAATGTAGGAAATGGTATATATTATATTTGTAAGCACTTACAACAATAGTTTTTTTGTTTTAAGAAAACGGTTTCTAAACATCACGAATAACATACTTGCTTTAAAGATTTAGAGCATAATAGATACGGGAGGGTTATATTAAATGAAAAGAAAAACGCCAAAAACATTTGCAATGCTGCTCATTGCAAGTGCGCTACTGATTTCTGCTTGTGGAAATTCCAACACAAATAACTCCGGGAAAACAGCAGAATCCACGGGGAATTCAACAAGTACGAATGCGGTCAAGGAAGAGACAAATGACATTTCTCCAATAACGTTTACGTTCTTTGGAGCTGATGGTAGTCCGAACTGGAATAATATGAAGGACGATGTTGGACAAGTCATCACTGAAAAGACAGGTGTTACTATTAATGCAGAGTATGACATGAATAATGGCGGTGACGATAAGATCTCTCTTATGGCTGCGAGTGGTGACTACCCTGATATCATCTTCCCCAAAGGTAACTTAACTAAATTGGTTGATGCAGAAGCTATGATCGATATGACAGACTTAATTGAGGAACATGCTCCTAACTTGAAGAAGTTATATAGTCAGAACCTTAATCGCCTTAAATATAGTACAGCTGATCCAGCCATTTATACAATCCCTACGAATGGTTCTGTCGACCAAACGAGTTTCGATGCAAGCGGTGGATTTGAGATTCAACATAGAGTGTTGAAAGAACTAGGTTATCCTGAAATTCGTACCACAGTAGATTTTGAGAAAGCCTTAAAGGATTATGTAGCGCTACACCCTGAAACAGATGGTGTTCCAACAATTCCATTGTTACTAAATGCTGATGACTGGAAAATTATGATTACGGTTACAAACCCGGCATTTACGGCAACGGGCTTATCGGATGATGGGGAGTTTTATATTAATCCTGAAACATACGAAGCACAATTACACTACAAACGTCCGGAAGAGAAAGAATACTTCCGTTGGTTGAATCATATGTACAATGAGGGACTTCTAGATAAAGATACATTTGTACAAAAAGATGACCAATACCAAGCTAAAATTGCAAGTGGTAGAGTTCTTGGATTAATTAGCCAAGAGTGGGAATATAGTAATGCTGAGAATGCCCTTAAAGCTGCTGGGAAAGATGAATACACTTATGGACATTTTCCAGTGACAATATCTGAAGATATTCTTGATCATTCTTTCCAAGATATCGGATTTGATGGATATGGTATTGGTATCACAACGTCTTGTGAAGATCCAGTTCGAGCTATTAAATTCTTAGACTGGATGGCATCTGAGGAAGGTCAAGTACTAAGAAACTGGGGGATTGAAGGGAAGCACTATAATGTAGAAGATGGTGTTCGCGTTGTTCCCGCAGATGTTCAGGATAGAAAGAATAATGATAATATAGCATTCACTAAAGAAAGCGGCATTGGACTCTACTTTGTCTTCAGTGGACACTATGGAGATGGTGTAAAGGACTCTACTGGTAACTATTATACTACGAACTTCCCTGAACAGATTATTGCCAATTACTCTGATGTTGAGAAGGAATCATTAGCAGCATATAACGCTACAACTTGGAAGGACTTATTCCCAAGTAAAGATGAATTCCCAGTGAAAGTGTGGGGAGCAGCGTATAATATGCCGGCTCCAAGTGACCCAGAATACACTGTAGCCTATCAAAAAACTCAAGATATTATTCGTAAACGTATTCCAGAAGCGATTCTTGCTAAACCTGAAAAATTCGATCAAATTTTCGATGATATGCTAGCAGAACTTGATAAAGTTGGAGCCGTTCAGATGGAACAAAAATACACTGAGTATGTTCAAGATAGAGTGAAATTATGGACGGGTCAATAATTAAGGATATTTGATAATAATACTTAAGGAGCTCTCAATTTGAGAGCTCCTTTTTATGCTGATAATTTTCGGAAATAAGGATATACAAGATAGGAAAAATGATTTATAATTTACAATGTAAGCACTTACATTTTTGAGGTCTTTTCGAGAAAACGATTTCCGCACACCATGATTCTCATTTTTGCTTTAATGATTAAAAATTATATTTATCATGGGGGTTATGTTTAATGAAAAGAAAAACACCAAAAACATTCGCAATGCTACTAATCGCAAGTGCATTAC
Coding sequences within:
- a CDS encoding ABC transporter substrate-binding protein; translated protein: MKRVKHWTALILIIMLVASLAACGGNGNNNTKNNAAAPEKTESTETKNTDEATEPAEKVELSFWSLGTTNYEDLAKKYTEENPNITIKFQNTSDQTAHHNNLTTALSADSGAPDIFMLEIGFMERFINAQDKFQNLNDFGAKDIAGNYLDWKWKQASSVDGSFQLGLPTDIGPTVAYYRVDLAEQAGLPVDPEGFGAQIDTWDKFATVAKDFTAKTGKPFADLTDLVYNALRDQSADQIYFNKEDGSFIGDTNPQVKKAYDFTVQGIQEGWIGNTLLWSPEWGQAMNDGGFGVILGPAWMAGNIKSNAPDSTGKWKIAQLPEGAGNWGGSFLTIPKEGKHPQEAYDFISWLDSQESQLESFKASGLMPSIPALYEDAAFTGFQDEFFGGQATAVEYGKAAERVKPVYYGPLHDQTDTFFKDALKNVLEKKADPTEEWDAAVKKAKTLAERS
- a CDS encoding carbohydrate ABC transporter permease, whose amino-acid sequence is MAEPITVRPSVSVKKPFLTEKRRSNITAYTFIAPFFIIFSIFGLYPIVFTIYLSFFKWDALGPMKYVGLKNYDLIISDPTFWISFSNTLIMGVMGTIPQLIVALFVAIMLNSALTKFKKTFRILYFMPNITSIVAVTLVFSTMFGNNGMINWILNGLGLENVAFNSGWWGVKIAISTMVMWRWTGYNAIIFLSGLQSIPIDLYEAAKIDGANRKQQLMYITLPLLKPFIIFVTLLSTIGALQLFTEPYVFLGQSGTGSTREEGVTMVTYLYSEAFRNGFFGTAAATAVMLLLITIVFSVLNMIISNRLGGDSKGGKA
- a CDS encoding carbohydrate ABC transporter permease; translation: MSTMNTSSTKLGNPGLFSKILYYVLLIVGALVSVFPFYWMFVIATNDRGAVFNIPPLLTIGDQFFNNFERVLEKSDFFQALGNSLFVSSMVTISVVFFCTLAGYAFAKYEFPLKNILFVCVIATLFVPTQLSVLPTYIIMAKLHWIDTYRALIVPAMVNAFGIFWMRQYISTSVHSELIEAGRIDGAGHFRVFWNIAIPVITPAMATLGILNFMNVWNDFFWPLVVLKNKEHYTIQIALQQLFSNRDGLDYGMIMSATFTATIPLLIVFLFFSRYFIAGLTSGAIKS
- a CDS encoding cache domain-containing sensor histidine kinase, with the protein product MKLRRKILLAIILLVFIPVIVMGAISYYNFSNAMEKKSSHFYWISLLETDRKLKYALSEITAISNAAITQPLGAIQQSLKQLDMIMTYDRKQEINNTLINHPMISSFSLYSNDRLIYHYNEPLSFDSMKRKVWYESMQKAEGQPVWFGPGENGTSEQGNPVLIHSRVIKDYYSLENIGSLVIYVKPDILDQVFWETATLKSGDILLVNKQGNIVFNKAGGQMGEHIEFPFLASGYSKEKGYYIDDYRDEKSLITFLPSYNEEWYLVAITPMNLIRSESDSIRNVAIMLGLFSLLSAFWFDQFFISKLVRSIISAVNGMKRVQQGVFIPILSHKKSDDERDLLIDGFNRMSTQINELILQVETEQGRKKEAELQALVAQINPHFIYNSLESINSMAILQGNKDISKMVISLGKLLRISINENQELIPIHMELEHVRHYLNIQKFRFEDQFDYSIDFPESMKYFMTQKLIVQPIVENALYHAIEPMESKGYITIQAYESEKDILIDVIDNGPGFDQSTLMNLWNTDSTGQKKYRNNGVGLKNVHERLVIRFGSPYGILICSSPGYGSTIRIRIPKITT
- a CDS encoding ABC transporter substrate-binding protein, which produces MRRFMNWGWIIVYTILLVVTVIFITVKEEDSPVDDTTTEKITLTFRHFWILEHDRHVLDIFEDVVQTYQLSHPNVKVNFDGMDQTVHREQKLKSEMVIGSPPDMFVLFGGAEIEPYIRANRLMDLTDFINDNHLKNQFKDLQLWTSNEKVYGLPIEGNAEPLYVNSTIFESLGLQIPRTLSELNEAIVVLKQNGYIPFALGNKERWPAGIFAHYLMDRFSNSDLINQLVQGEENIAFQNEDYLRAFNQLELWINDDVFGPSPNELSTEDAVHLFTHGKAAMYLNGNWDITLFNNDDAPKDFQNEVTVIPFPSLYAAEGTRSMAGGYTIGIGLSSNLSDAKKEAALELMQAFYTEEVQTRIVYEGLRIPSMWIRFDPEKTGPIFTQMIQLMEESSISFVPYDNLLSPEVKRSFLRVIEEMIDGKNTAKEALDQLDDASNQYWSLRRNTLSK
- a CDS encoding response regulator; the encoded protein is MVAISNKYKVILVDDEPLILRSLKAAIPWNELNLEVVGEARNGEGALHLIQETSPHMIISDIRMPGIDGISLMKEVSLNNPKLIFIIISGYGEFEYAREALRQGAFDYLLKPIDHDELTEMLKRAIQRLDSQIENEELIHSVQVLSLMARERMFAELIEGNQRSQQHLKWMESNELEHDYFMVVIQLDQYLLLNGHWTTGEKRLWLFAIRNILEDWIRLNKGLTIFPFHSGEWIILLPSMLNDNKVSLGEDIIRQIKKYSKLTCFVGISHSTKGIDQLSSSYQSATRALYQRFYAEHKGAFVDSDSTHDITQMKEVKYPKHIEISILECIRNLDLARMLSLFDQMKFYIEENSLTKDIAERMIIEMTVVLYRQFEYGNLLVDGSLGGLIQRIHEMTTLHEMIHAVKEAFEKRMRENRESQSKEDIQAIVEKAQNYIVNNYHKDLGIEELSELVGLSASHFCMIFKQISGFTFLEYLTKCRLEKAKYILKNTNVKVYQIAPLVGYQDPKYFTQVFKKAIGKTPTEYREETG
- a CDS encoding ABC transporter substrate-binding protein — translated: MKGRTPKTFAMLLLASALLVSACGNNGASNNTGETNEPAATNTEEKVDTSPVTFSFFGADASPNWNNMQDEVGKAITEKTGVTINAEFAVQGGGQDKIALMAASGDYPDMIFAKGDISKMVDAEAMIDLTDLIEEHAPNLKKVYGDYMDRLPYSSEDRSIYVLPSNAHVGQTYFDSSGGFEIQHEVLKELGYPEVKTLEDYENVLQTYYDKHPTIDGQPTIPLTLDADDWRIMITVTNPAFQSTGAPDDGEYYINPETFEAQLHYKRPEEKEYFRWLNHMYNIGLLDKNTFVQKSDEYKAKIASGRVLGLIDQEWGYADAENALKASGKPERSYAHFPVTLTSDIVDHGFQDTGFMAGWGIGITTSAEDPVRIIKFLDYLASDEGQILKNWGIEGKHYVIEDGKRVIPADVLDKKINDASNFTKTTGIGLYLTFSGHYGDGVLDPTGNYYTTNFPEQIVASYSEPEKESLKAYNATTWKDLWPSEDEMPVKPWGAAWDLAVEEGSEYSVTFQKTQDIIRKRIPEAILTTPEKFDAVYDGMIAELNKAGAEKMEAEYTELVKARVDLWSGK